A genome region from Streptomyces sp. S4.7 includes the following:
- the rsgA gene encoding ribosome small subunit-dependent GTPase A, which produces MRRYGKNPDEDDIRSRPNPKGNRPRTNIRPKHEDAAEGMVLTVDRGRLTCLVGDTVVLAMKARELGRKAAVVGDQVSLVGDLSGKKDTLARIVRIEKRRSVLRRTADDDDPFERVVVANADQLAVVTALADPEPRPRLIDRCLVAAFDAGLEPLLILTKSDLASADELLETYRPLGIRYVVTRRDELATGEAADRVREYLEGRMTAFVGHSGVGKTTLVNALVPDDRRRTTGLVNAVTGRGRHTTTSALALPLEKADGWVIDTPGIRSFGLHHVDPSRVILAFPDLVPGTENCPRGCSHDEPDCALDAWVAEGHADPSRLDSLRRLLSTRERREGD; this is translated from the coding sequence ATGCGCCGCTACGGCAAGAACCCCGACGAGGACGACATCCGCTCCCGCCCCAACCCCAAGGGCAACCGACCGCGTACGAACATCCGCCCCAAGCACGAGGACGCGGCCGAGGGCATGGTCCTGACCGTCGACCGGGGCCGGCTCACCTGCCTGGTGGGTGACACCGTCGTCCTCGCGATGAAGGCGCGCGAACTGGGCCGCAAGGCCGCCGTGGTCGGTGACCAGGTGTCGCTCGTCGGGGACCTGAGCGGAAAGAAGGACACGCTCGCGCGCATCGTACGGATCGAGAAGCGACGCTCCGTACTGAGGCGCACGGCGGACGACGACGACCCGTTCGAGCGCGTGGTCGTCGCCAACGCCGACCAGCTCGCCGTGGTCACGGCACTCGCCGACCCCGAGCCGCGGCCACGGCTGATCGACCGCTGTCTGGTCGCGGCGTTCGACGCGGGACTCGAACCGCTGCTGATCCTGACCAAGTCCGACCTGGCGTCGGCGGACGAACTGCTGGAGACCTACCGGCCGTTGGGGATCCGGTACGTCGTCACACGACGGGACGAACTGGCCACCGGCGAGGCGGCCGACCGCGTGCGCGAGTATCTCGAAGGCCGGATGACCGCGTTCGTCGGTCACTCAGGCGTCGGCAAGACGACACTCGTCAACGCCCTGGTGCCGGACGACCGGCGCCGGACGACCGGCCTGGTCAACGCGGTCACCGGGCGCGGCAGGCACACCACCACCTCGGCGCTCGCGCTGCCGCTGGAGAAGGCGGACGGCTGGGTGATCGACACTCCCGGCATCCGCTCCTTCGGCCTGCACCACGTCGACCCCTCGCGCGTCATCCTGGCCTTCCCGGATCTCGTACCGGGCACGGAGAACTGCCCGCGCGGGTGCAGTCACGACGAACCGGACTGCGCGCTCGACGCGTGGGTGGCCGAGGGCCACGCCGACCCGTCGAGGCTCGACTCGCTGCGCCGGCTGCTCTCCACCCGTGAACGGCGCGAGGGCGACTGA
- a CDS encoding multidrug efflux SMR transporter, giving the protein MAWVLVVVAGLLETGFAVCLKLSHGFTRLWPTIAFAVFALASFGLLTLSLKKLDVGPAYAVWTGIGAAGTAIYGMIFLDDLVSTLKIVSISLVIIGVIGLQLSGSSQH; this is encoded by the coding sequence ATGGCGTGGGTGCTGGTCGTGGTCGCGGGGCTGCTCGAAACGGGCTTCGCCGTCTGTCTCAAGCTCTCCCACGGGTTCACCCGGCTCTGGCCGACGATCGCCTTCGCGGTCTTCGCGCTGGCCAGCTTCGGTCTGCTGACGCTCTCCCTCAAGAAGCTGGACGTCGGACCGGCGTACGCGGTGTGGACCGGCATCGGCGCGGCGGGTACGGCGATCTACGGGATGATCTTCCTCGACGACCTGGTCTCCACGCTGAAGATTGTCTCGATCTCACTGGTCATCATCGGGGTCATCGGCCTCCAGCTCTCGGGGTCGTCGCAGCACTGA